A genomic segment from Sparus aurata chromosome 20, fSpaAur1.1, whole genome shotgun sequence encodes:
- the LOC115571277 gene encoding myosin-binding protein C, fast-type-like isoform X33, producing MPEPVPAAKPEGEGTAPEESTEEEPASTELTGLFVEKPPASVVAVAGGDVTFVARVDSTTLTRKPTMKWLKGKWLDLGSKAGKHMQFKETYDRNTKIYTYEMKIIKVVAGDAGGYRCEVSAKDKCDSSTFEVSVEAAHQEEHTDILSAFKRADAGEDEGDLDFSALLKATKKKKKPVKEEPPIDVWELLKSAHPSDYEKIAFEYGITDLRGMLKRLKKMKTVEPKHSEAFLKRLDSCYSVEKGKKIVLRCEVVDPDVQVKWLKNGQEIKPSAKYVMESAGNVRTLTINKASLADDAAYECVVGDDKCFTEVFVKEPPVTITKLMDDYHVVVGEKVEFEIEVSEEGAHVMWFFEDVELHKEKDSKFRFKKDGKKHTLIIHEATLDDIGMYHAWTNGGHTKGELEVEEKQLEVLQDIADLTVRATDQAMFKCEVSDDKVTGKWYKDGVEVLPSERIKMTHIGRFHRLIIDNVKPEDAGDYTFVPDGYALSLSAKLNFLEIKIDYVPRQDPPKIHLDTTGNMVSQNTIIVVAGNKLRLDVEISGEPAPTCVWSKGDQAVESTEGRVRVESRKDLSCFVIESAEREDEGNYTICVTNPAGEDKAMLFVKIVDVPDPPENVKCTGVGEETATIVWDPPAFDGGAALKGYLMERKKKGSSRWTKLNFDVYESTTYEAKRMIEGVLYEMRVFAINSIGMSQPSISSKPFMPIAPTSEPTRLSVHDVTDSTCTLKWLAPERIGAGGLDGYVIEYCKEGDTEWVVANQELCERQGFVVRGLPVGEKINFRVVAVNIAGRSTPATMAQPVTIREIMEYPKIRLPRELRTKYIRKVGEKINLVVPFQGKPRPVATWYKDGQPIDPKMVNVRSSNVDSILFIRSAERDHSGKYELVLQIENMEDRATIDIRIIDKPGPPVNVRVTELWGFNAALEWEPPKDDGNCEISGYTIQKADMKTKEWFTVYEHNRRPNCTASDLIMGNEYMFRVYSENLCGLSEEPRFSKNTAVIAKTGLELKRNPYKEKDVSCSPKFTQPLVDRSVVAGYSTAISCAVRGFPRPKIVWMKNKMIIGEDPKYLMQNNQGVLTLNIRRPSTFDGGKYSCMAVNDLGKDEVECQLSVRVAVDPEKK from the exons AGCCGGCGTCGACTGAGCTCACTGGGCTCTTCGTGGAGAAGCCACCAGCAAGTGTGGTCGCGGTTGCAG GAGGGGATGTGACTTTCGTAGCCAGGGTGGACTCGACAACCCTGACGAGAAAACCCACCATGAAATGGCTGAAGGGCAAGTGGCTGGACCTTGGTAGCAAGGCTGGGAAACATATGCAGTTCAAGGAAACATATGACAGAAACACTAAG ATCTATACTTATGAGATGAAGATCATCAAAGTGGTCGCTGGAGATGCTGGGGGCTACAGGTGTGAGGTGTCGGCAAAAGACAAGTGTGACAGCTCCACCTTTGAGGTGTCTGTTGAGG ctgcacatcaggagGAGCACACAGATATTTTGTCTGCCTTCAAGAGGGC GGATGCTGGAGAGGACGAGGGAGATCTGGATTTCAGTGCTCTGCTGAAAGCCACTAAAAA GAAGAAGAAGCCTGTAAAAGAGGAACCACCAATCGACGTGTGGGAATTGCTTAAGAGTGCCCATCCGAGCGATTATGAGAAAATCGCCTTTGAGTATGGCATCACTGACCTGAGGGGCATGCTGAAACGtctgaaaaagatgaaaaccGTTGAGCCCAAGCATAGCGAGG CTTTCCTGAAGAGGCTCGATTCTTGCTACTCTGTGGAAAAAGGCAAGAAGATTGTCCTGAGGTGTGAGGTGGTTGACCCTGACGTCCAGGTCAAATGGTTGAAGAACGGCCAGGAGATCAAACCCTCAGCCAA GTATGTCATGGAGTCAGCGGGGAATGTCAGAACACTCACCATCAACAAGGCGTCCCTGGCAGATGATGCTGCATATGAGTGCGTGGTTGGCGATGACAAGTGTTTCACAGAGGTGTTTGTCAAAG AGCCCCCTGTGACCATCACCAAGCTGATGGATGACTATCACGTGGTTGTTGGAGAGAAAGTGGAGTTTGAGATTGAGGTGTCAGAGGAGGGCGCCCACGTCATGTG GTTCTTTGAGGATGTAGAGCTGCACAAAGAAAAGGATTCCAAGTTTCGCTTCAAGAAGGACGGAAAGAAGCACACACTCATCATCCACGAGGCTACGCTGGACGACATTGGAATGTATCATGCTTGGACAAATGGGGGTCATACCAAGGGAGAGCTGGAGGTGGAAG aaaaacaactgGAGGTGTTGCAGGACATTGCTGATCTGACAGTCAGGGCCACAGACCAGGCAATGTTCAAATGTGAGGTGTCTGATGACAAGGTCACAGGAAAATGGTACAAAGATGGAGTGGAGGTCTTGCCCAGCGAGCGCATCAAAATGACTCACATCGGAAG atttcaTCGGCTGATTATTGATAATGTAAAGCCAGAGGATGCTGGAGACTACACGTTTGTTCCTGACGGATACGCTCTGTCACTTTCTGCCAAACTTAACTTTTTGG AAATCAAGATTGACTATGTGCCCAGACAAG ATCCTCCAAAGATCCACCTGGACACCACTGGAAACATGGTCTCCCAAAACACCATCATTGTGGTGGCGGGCAACAAGCTCCGTCTGGATGTGGAGATCTCAGGAGAGCCAGCACCCACTTGTGTTTGGTCAAAAGGAGATCAG GCAGTTGAAAGCACTGAAGGCCGTGTGAGGGTGGAGTCAAGGAAAGACCTGAGCTGCTTCGTCATAGAGAGtgcagagagggaggatgagggcAACTACACCATCTGCGTTACCAACCCTGCTGGAGAGGACAAGGCCATGCTGTTTGTGAAGATTGTGG ATGTGCCTGACCCCCCGGAGAATGTGAAATGCACAGGAGTGGGAGAGGAAACCGCCACCATCGTTTGGGATCCTCCCGCATTTGATGGCGGTGCAGCGCTCAAAG GTTATCTcatggagaggaagaagaaaggctCTAGCAGATGGACAAAGCTCAACTTTGATGTATACGAATCGACCACATACGAGGCTAAGAGGATGATTGAAGGTGTTCTGTACGAGATGAGGGTGTTTGCGATCAACAGCATCGGCATGTCTCAGCCAAGTATCAGCTCCAAACCCTTCATGCCCATTG CCCCAACTAGCGAGCCAACACGTCTGTCAGTGCATGACGTAACGGACAGCACGTGTACCCTGAAGTGGCTCGCCCCAGAGAGGATTGGAGCTGGGGGCCTGGACGGCTACGTCATTGAATACTGCAAGGAAGGAG ACACCGAGTGGGTGGTGGCAAACCAGGAACTTTGCGAGAGGCAAGGATTTGTGGTGCGTGGCCTCCCTGTGGGAGAGAAGATCAACTTCAGGGTGGTGGCAGTAAACATCGCTGGACGCAGTACTCCTGCTACGATGGCACAGCCCGTCACCATCCGTGAGATCATGG AATATCCTAAGATCCGCCTCCCACGTGAGCTGAGAACAAAGTACATCAGGAAAGTGGGAGAAAAGATCAACCTGGTCGTCCCCTTCCAG GGTAAGCCACGCCCTGTCGCAACTTGGTACAAGGATGGCCAACCCATTGACCCCAAGATGGTCAACGTTCGTAGCTCAAACGTAGACAGCATCCTCTTCATCcgctcagcagagagagaccacTCTGGGAAATATGAGCTGGTGCTACAGATTGAGAACATGGAGGACAGAGCCACTATTGACATCAGGATCATTG ACAAGCCTGGACCTCCTGTGAACGTGAGGGTGACAGAACTCTGGGGCTTCAATGCAGCACTGGAGTGGGAGCCCCCGAAGGATGATGGCAACTGTGAGATCAGTGGATATACCATCCAGAAGGCAGACATGAAGACGAAG GAATGGTTCACTGTTTATGAGCACAACAGACGACCAAACTGCACGGCTTCGGATCTGATCATGGGCAACGAATACATGTTCCGCGTCTACAGTGAAAACCTCTGCGGCCTGAGTGAGGAGCCGCGCTTCAGCAAGAACACGGCTGTCATTGCCAAGACAG GCCTGGAGTTAAAACGAAACCCCTACAAGGAGAAAGACGTGTCCTGTTCGCCCAAGTTTACTCAGCCTCTGGTTGACAGATCTGTGGTGGCCGGATACAGCACTGCCATCAGCTGTGCCGTCCGAGGCTTCCCCAGG ccTAAGATTGTCTGGATGAAGAACAAGATGATCATCGGTGAGGATCCTAAGTACCTGATGCAGAACAACCAGGGAGTGTTGACCCTAAACATTCGCAGGCCAAGCACCTTTGATGGAGGCAAATACTCCTGCATGGCTGTCAACGACCTGGGCAAGGACGAAGTGGAGTGCCAGCTGAGCGTCCGAG TTGCTGTCGACCCAGAGAAGAAGTGA
- the LOC115571277 gene encoding myosin-binding protein C, fast-type-like isoform X6 → MPEPVPAAKPEGEGTAPEESTEEAVPQPEEDANPQPEVDAVPQPEVDAVPQPEKDDELPADGESEADGDEPASTELTGLFVEKPPASVVAVAGGDVTFVARVDSTTLTRKPTMKWLKGKWLDLGSKAGKHMQFKETYDRNTKIYTYEMKIIKVVAGDAGGYRCEVSAKDKCDSSTFEVSVEAAHQEEHTDILSAFKRADAGEDEGDLDFSALLKATKKKKKPVKEEPPIDVWELLKSAHPSDYEKIAFEYGITDLRGMLKRLKKMKTVEPKHSEAFLKRLDSCYSVEKGKKIVLRCEVVDPDVQVKWLKNGQEIKPSAKYVMESAGNVRTLTINKASLADDAAYECVVGDDKCFTEVFVKEPPVTITKLMDDYHVVVGEKVEFEIEVSEEGAHVMWFFEDVELHKEKDSKFRFKKDGKKHTLIIHEATLDDIGMYHAWTNGGHTKGELEVEEKQLEVLQDIADLTVRATDQAMFKCEVSDDKVTGKWYKDGVEVLPSERIKMTHIGRFHRLIIDNVKPEDAGDYTFVPDGYALSLSAKLNFLEIKIDYVPRQDPPKIHLDTTGNMVSQNTIIVVAGNKLRLDVEISGEPAPTCVWSKGDQAVESTEGRVRVESRKDLSCFVIESAEREDEGNYTICVTNPAGEDKAMLFVKIVDVPDPPENVKCTGVGEETATIVWDPPAFDGGAALKGYLMERKKKGSSRWTKLNFDVYESTTYEAKRMIEGVLYEMRVFAINSIGMSQPSISSKPFMPIAPTSEPTRLSVHDVTDSTCTLKWLAPERIGAGGLDGYVIEYCKEGDTEWVVANQELCERQGFVVRGLPVGEKINFRVVAVNIAGRSTPATMAQPVTIREIMEYPKIRLPRELRTKYIRKVGEKINLVVPFQGKPRPVATWYKDGQPIDPKMVNVRSSNVDSILFIRSAERDHSGKYELVLQIENMEDRATIDIRIIDKPGPPVNVRVTELWGFNAALEWEPPKDDGNCEISGYTIQKADMKTKEWFTVYEHNRRPNCTASDLIMGNEYMFRVYSENLCGLSEEPRFSKNTAVIAKTGLELKRNPYKEKDVSCSPKFTQPLVDRSVVAGYSTAISCAVRGFPRPKIVWMKNKMIIGEDPKYLMQNNQGVLTLNIRRPSTFDGGKYSCMAVNDLGKDEVECQLSVRVAVDPEKK, encoded by the exons AGCCGGCGTCGACTGAGCTCACTGGGCTCTTCGTGGAGAAGCCACCAGCAAGTGTGGTCGCGGTTGCAG GAGGGGATGTGACTTTCGTAGCCAGGGTGGACTCGACAACCCTGACGAGAAAACCCACCATGAAATGGCTGAAGGGCAAGTGGCTGGACCTTGGTAGCAAGGCTGGGAAACATATGCAGTTCAAGGAAACATATGACAGAAACACTAAG ATCTATACTTATGAGATGAAGATCATCAAAGTGGTCGCTGGAGATGCTGGGGGCTACAGGTGTGAGGTGTCGGCAAAAGACAAGTGTGACAGCTCCACCTTTGAGGTGTCTGTTGAGG ctgcacatcaggagGAGCACACAGATATTTTGTCTGCCTTCAAGAGGGC GGATGCTGGAGAGGACGAGGGAGATCTGGATTTCAGTGCTCTGCTGAAAGCCACTAAAAA GAAGAAGAAGCCTGTAAAAGAGGAACCACCAATCGACGTGTGGGAATTGCTTAAGAGTGCCCATCCGAGCGATTATGAGAAAATCGCCTTTGAGTATGGCATCACTGACCTGAGGGGCATGCTGAAACGtctgaaaaagatgaaaaccGTTGAGCCCAAGCATAGCGAGG CTTTCCTGAAGAGGCTCGATTCTTGCTACTCTGTGGAAAAAGGCAAGAAGATTGTCCTGAGGTGTGAGGTGGTTGACCCTGACGTCCAGGTCAAATGGTTGAAGAACGGCCAGGAGATCAAACCCTCAGCCAA GTATGTCATGGAGTCAGCGGGGAATGTCAGAACACTCACCATCAACAAGGCGTCCCTGGCAGATGATGCTGCATATGAGTGCGTGGTTGGCGATGACAAGTGTTTCACAGAGGTGTTTGTCAAAG AGCCCCCTGTGACCATCACCAAGCTGATGGATGACTATCACGTGGTTGTTGGAGAGAAAGTGGAGTTTGAGATTGAGGTGTCAGAGGAGGGCGCCCACGTCATGTG GTTCTTTGAGGATGTAGAGCTGCACAAAGAAAAGGATTCCAAGTTTCGCTTCAAGAAGGACGGAAAGAAGCACACACTCATCATCCACGAGGCTACGCTGGACGACATTGGAATGTATCATGCTTGGACAAATGGGGGTCATACCAAGGGAGAGCTGGAGGTGGAAG aaaaacaactgGAGGTGTTGCAGGACATTGCTGATCTGACAGTCAGGGCCACAGACCAGGCAATGTTCAAATGTGAGGTGTCTGATGACAAGGTCACAGGAAAATGGTACAAAGATGGAGTGGAGGTCTTGCCCAGCGAGCGCATCAAAATGACTCACATCGGAAG atttcaTCGGCTGATTATTGATAATGTAAAGCCAGAGGATGCTGGAGACTACACGTTTGTTCCTGACGGATACGCTCTGTCACTTTCTGCCAAACTTAACTTTTTGG AAATCAAGATTGACTATGTGCCCAGACAAG ATCCTCCAAAGATCCACCTGGACACCACTGGAAACATGGTCTCCCAAAACACCATCATTGTGGTGGCGGGCAACAAGCTCCGTCTGGATGTGGAGATCTCAGGAGAGCCAGCACCCACTTGTGTTTGGTCAAAAGGAGATCAG GCAGTTGAAAGCACTGAAGGCCGTGTGAGGGTGGAGTCAAGGAAAGACCTGAGCTGCTTCGTCATAGAGAGtgcagagagggaggatgagggcAACTACACCATCTGCGTTACCAACCCTGCTGGAGAGGACAAGGCCATGCTGTTTGTGAAGATTGTGG ATGTGCCTGACCCCCCGGAGAATGTGAAATGCACAGGAGTGGGAGAGGAAACCGCCACCATCGTTTGGGATCCTCCCGCATTTGATGGCGGTGCAGCGCTCAAAG GTTATCTcatggagaggaagaagaaaggctCTAGCAGATGGACAAAGCTCAACTTTGATGTATACGAATCGACCACATACGAGGCTAAGAGGATGATTGAAGGTGTTCTGTACGAGATGAGGGTGTTTGCGATCAACAGCATCGGCATGTCTCAGCCAAGTATCAGCTCCAAACCCTTCATGCCCATTG CCCCAACTAGCGAGCCAACACGTCTGTCAGTGCATGACGTAACGGACAGCACGTGTACCCTGAAGTGGCTCGCCCCAGAGAGGATTGGAGCTGGGGGCCTGGACGGCTACGTCATTGAATACTGCAAGGAAGGAG ACACCGAGTGGGTGGTGGCAAACCAGGAACTTTGCGAGAGGCAAGGATTTGTGGTGCGTGGCCTCCCTGTGGGAGAGAAGATCAACTTCAGGGTGGTGGCAGTAAACATCGCTGGACGCAGTACTCCTGCTACGATGGCACAGCCCGTCACCATCCGTGAGATCATGG AATATCCTAAGATCCGCCTCCCACGTGAGCTGAGAACAAAGTACATCAGGAAAGTGGGAGAAAAGATCAACCTGGTCGTCCCCTTCCAG GGTAAGCCACGCCCTGTCGCAACTTGGTACAAGGATGGCCAACCCATTGACCCCAAGATGGTCAACGTTCGTAGCTCAAACGTAGACAGCATCCTCTTCATCcgctcagcagagagagaccacTCTGGGAAATATGAGCTGGTGCTACAGATTGAGAACATGGAGGACAGAGCCACTATTGACATCAGGATCATTG ACAAGCCTGGACCTCCTGTGAACGTGAGGGTGACAGAACTCTGGGGCTTCAATGCAGCACTGGAGTGGGAGCCCCCGAAGGATGATGGCAACTGTGAGATCAGTGGATATACCATCCAGAAGGCAGACATGAAGACGAAG GAATGGTTCACTGTTTATGAGCACAACAGACGACCAAACTGCACGGCTTCGGATCTGATCATGGGCAACGAATACATGTTCCGCGTCTACAGTGAAAACCTCTGCGGCCTGAGTGAGGAGCCGCGCTTCAGCAAGAACACGGCTGTCATTGCCAAGACAG GCCTGGAGTTAAAACGAAACCCCTACAAGGAGAAAGACGTGTCCTGTTCGCCCAAGTTTACTCAGCCTCTGGTTGACAGATCTGTGGTGGCCGGATACAGCACTGCCATCAGCTGTGCCGTCCGAGGCTTCCCCAGG ccTAAGATTGTCTGGATGAAGAACAAGATGATCATCGGTGAGGATCCTAAGTACCTGATGCAGAACAACCAGGGAGTGTTGACCCTAAACATTCGCAGGCCAAGCACCTTTGATGGAGGCAAATACTCCTGCATGGCTGTCAACGACCTGGGCAAGGACGAAGTGGAGTGCCAGCTGAGCGTCCGAG TTGCTGTCGACCCAGAGAAGAAGTGA
- the LOC115571277 gene encoding myosin-binding protein C, fast-type-like isoform X10 yields MPEPVPAAKPEGEGTAPEESTEEAVPQPEEDANPQPEVDAVPQPEVDAVPQPEKDDELPADGEPASTELTGLFVEKPPASVVAVAGGDVTFVARVDSTTLTRKPTMKWLKGKWLDLGSKAGKHMQFKETYDRNTKIYTYEMKIIKVVAGDAGGYRCEVSAKDKCDSSTFEVSVEAAHQEEHTDILSAFKRADAGEDEGDLDFSALLKATKKKKKPVKEEPPIDVWELLKSAHPSDYEKIAFEYGITDLRGMLKRLKKMKTVEPKHSEAFLKRLDSCYSVEKGKKIVLRCEVVDPDVQVKWLKNGQEIKPSAKYVMESAGNVRTLTINKASLADDAAYECVVGDDKCFTEVFVKEPPVTITKLMDDYHVVVGEKVEFEIEVSEEGAHVMWFFEDVELHKEKDSKFRFKKDGKKHTLIIHEATLDDIGMYHAWTNGGHTKGELEVEEKQLEVLQDIADLTVRATDQAMFKCEVSDDKVTGKWYKDGVEVLPSERIKMTHIGRFHRLIIDNVKPEDAGDYTFVPDGYALSLSAKLNFLEIKIDYVPRQDPPKIHLDTTGNMVSQNTIIVVAGNKLRLDVEISGEPAPTCVWSKGDQAVESTEGRVRVESRKDLSCFVIESAEREDEGNYTICVTNPAGEDKAMLFVKIVDVPDPPENVKCTGVGEETATIVWDPPAFDGGAALKGYLMERKKKGSSRWTKLNFDVYESTTYEAKRMIEGVLYEMRVFAINSIGMSQPSISSKPFMPIAPTSEPTRLSVHDVTDSTCTLKWLAPERIGAGGLDGYVIEYCKEGDTEWVVANQELCERQGFVVRGLPVGEKINFRVVAVNIAGRSTPATMAQPVTIREIMEYPKIRLPRELRTKYIRKVGEKINLVVPFQGKPRPVATWYKDGQPIDPKMVNVRSSNVDSILFIRSAERDHSGKYELVLQIENMEDRATIDIRIIDKPGPPVNVRVTELWGFNAALEWEPPKDDGNCEISGYTIQKADMKTKEWFTVYEHNRRPNCTASDLIMGNEYMFRVYSENLCGLSEEPRFSKNTAVIAKTGLELKRNPYKEKDVSCSPKFTQPLVDRSVVAGYSTAISCAVRGFPRPKIVWMKNKMIIGEDPKYLMQNNQGVLTLNIRRPSTFDGGKYSCMAVNDLGKDEVECQLSVRVAVDPEKK; encoded by the exons AGCCGGCGTCGACTGAGCTCACTGGGCTCTTCGTGGAGAAGCCACCAGCAAGTGTGGTCGCGGTTGCAG GAGGGGATGTGACTTTCGTAGCCAGGGTGGACTCGACAACCCTGACGAGAAAACCCACCATGAAATGGCTGAAGGGCAAGTGGCTGGACCTTGGTAGCAAGGCTGGGAAACATATGCAGTTCAAGGAAACATATGACAGAAACACTAAG ATCTATACTTATGAGATGAAGATCATCAAAGTGGTCGCTGGAGATGCTGGGGGCTACAGGTGTGAGGTGTCGGCAAAAGACAAGTGTGACAGCTCCACCTTTGAGGTGTCTGTTGAGG ctgcacatcaggagGAGCACACAGATATTTTGTCTGCCTTCAAGAGGGC GGATGCTGGAGAGGACGAGGGAGATCTGGATTTCAGTGCTCTGCTGAAAGCCACTAAAAA GAAGAAGAAGCCTGTAAAAGAGGAACCACCAATCGACGTGTGGGAATTGCTTAAGAGTGCCCATCCGAGCGATTATGAGAAAATCGCCTTTGAGTATGGCATCACTGACCTGAGGGGCATGCTGAAACGtctgaaaaagatgaaaaccGTTGAGCCCAAGCATAGCGAGG CTTTCCTGAAGAGGCTCGATTCTTGCTACTCTGTGGAAAAAGGCAAGAAGATTGTCCTGAGGTGTGAGGTGGTTGACCCTGACGTCCAGGTCAAATGGTTGAAGAACGGCCAGGAGATCAAACCCTCAGCCAA GTATGTCATGGAGTCAGCGGGGAATGTCAGAACACTCACCATCAACAAGGCGTCCCTGGCAGATGATGCTGCATATGAGTGCGTGGTTGGCGATGACAAGTGTTTCACAGAGGTGTTTGTCAAAG AGCCCCCTGTGACCATCACCAAGCTGATGGATGACTATCACGTGGTTGTTGGAGAGAAAGTGGAGTTTGAGATTGAGGTGTCAGAGGAGGGCGCCCACGTCATGTG GTTCTTTGAGGATGTAGAGCTGCACAAAGAAAAGGATTCCAAGTTTCGCTTCAAGAAGGACGGAAAGAAGCACACACTCATCATCCACGAGGCTACGCTGGACGACATTGGAATGTATCATGCTTGGACAAATGGGGGTCATACCAAGGGAGAGCTGGAGGTGGAAG aaaaacaactgGAGGTGTTGCAGGACATTGCTGATCTGACAGTCAGGGCCACAGACCAGGCAATGTTCAAATGTGAGGTGTCTGATGACAAGGTCACAGGAAAATGGTACAAAGATGGAGTGGAGGTCTTGCCCAGCGAGCGCATCAAAATGACTCACATCGGAAG atttcaTCGGCTGATTATTGATAATGTAAAGCCAGAGGATGCTGGAGACTACACGTTTGTTCCTGACGGATACGCTCTGTCACTTTCTGCCAAACTTAACTTTTTGG AAATCAAGATTGACTATGTGCCCAGACAAG ATCCTCCAAAGATCCACCTGGACACCACTGGAAACATGGTCTCCCAAAACACCATCATTGTGGTGGCGGGCAACAAGCTCCGTCTGGATGTGGAGATCTCAGGAGAGCCAGCACCCACTTGTGTTTGGTCAAAAGGAGATCAG GCAGTTGAAAGCACTGAAGGCCGTGTGAGGGTGGAGTCAAGGAAAGACCTGAGCTGCTTCGTCATAGAGAGtgcagagagggaggatgagggcAACTACACCATCTGCGTTACCAACCCTGCTGGAGAGGACAAGGCCATGCTGTTTGTGAAGATTGTGG ATGTGCCTGACCCCCCGGAGAATGTGAAATGCACAGGAGTGGGAGAGGAAACCGCCACCATCGTTTGGGATCCTCCCGCATTTGATGGCGGTGCAGCGCTCAAAG GTTATCTcatggagaggaagaagaaaggctCTAGCAGATGGACAAAGCTCAACTTTGATGTATACGAATCGACCACATACGAGGCTAAGAGGATGATTGAAGGTGTTCTGTACGAGATGAGGGTGTTTGCGATCAACAGCATCGGCATGTCTCAGCCAAGTATCAGCTCCAAACCCTTCATGCCCATTG CCCCAACTAGCGAGCCAACACGTCTGTCAGTGCATGACGTAACGGACAGCACGTGTACCCTGAAGTGGCTCGCCCCAGAGAGGATTGGAGCTGGGGGCCTGGACGGCTACGTCATTGAATACTGCAAGGAAGGAG ACACCGAGTGGGTGGTGGCAAACCAGGAACTTTGCGAGAGGCAAGGATTTGTGGTGCGTGGCCTCCCTGTGGGAGAGAAGATCAACTTCAGGGTGGTGGCAGTAAACATCGCTGGACGCAGTACTCCTGCTACGATGGCACAGCCCGTCACCATCCGTGAGATCATGG AATATCCTAAGATCCGCCTCCCACGTGAGCTGAGAACAAAGTACATCAGGAAAGTGGGAGAAAAGATCAACCTGGTCGTCCCCTTCCAG GGTAAGCCACGCCCTGTCGCAACTTGGTACAAGGATGGCCAACCCATTGACCCCAAGATGGTCAACGTTCGTAGCTCAAACGTAGACAGCATCCTCTTCATCcgctcagcagagagagaccacTCTGGGAAATATGAGCTGGTGCTACAGATTGAGAACATGGAGGACAGAGCCACTATTGACATCAGGATCATTG ACAAGCCTGGACCTCCTGTGAACGTGAGGGTGACAGAACTCTGGGGCTTCAATGCAGCACTGGAGTGGGAGCCCCCGAAGGATGATGGCAACTGTGAGATCAGTGGATATACCATCCAGAAGGCAGACATGAAGACGAAG GAATGGTTCACTGTTTATGAGCACAACAGACGACCAAACTGCACGGCTTCGGATCTGATCATGGGCAACGAATACATGTTCCGCGTCTACAGTGAAAACCTCTGCGGCCTGAGTGAGGAGCCGCGCTTCAGCAAGAACACGGCTGTCATTGCCAAGACAG GCCTGGAGTTAAAACGAAACCCCTACAAGGAGAAAGACGTGTCCTGTTCGCCCAAGTTTACTCAGCCTCTGGTTGACAGATCTGTGGTGGCCGGATACAGCACTGCCATCAGCTGTGCCGTCCGAGGCTTCCCCAGG ccTAAGATTGTCTGGATGAAGAACAAGATGATCATCGGTGAGGATCCTAAGTACCTGATGCAGAACAACCAGGGAGTGTTGACCCTAAACATTCGCAGGCCAAGCACCTTTGATGGAGGCAAATACTCCTGCATGGCTGTCAACGACCTGGGCAAGGACGAAGTGGAGTGCCAGCTGAGCGTCCGAG TTGCTGTCGACCCAGAGAAGAAGTGA